A single genomic interval of Granulicella tundricola MP5ACTX9 harbors:
- the gnd gene encoding phosphogluconate dehydrogenase (NAD(+)-dependent, decarboxylating) → MQLAMVGLGRMGANMVRRLAANGHECVVFDMSPKAVEDLAKTDGVTGSTSMEDMLSKLSKPRAIWLMVPAGVVDKTIEQLEPHLEAGDILIDGGNSYYIDDIRHAKRVAEKKIEFVDVGTSGGVWGLERGYCMMIGGSDKTVEYLDPIFKTLAPGIGTIDRTPGRPENKGTAELGYLHCGPNGAGHFVKMVHNGIEYGMMAAYAEGLGVLKAANVGKHAGEIDAETTPLRDPEHYMFDMDIPEITEVWRRGSVVASWLLDLTAGTLAQDPELSKFGGRVSDSGEGRWTIKAAIDEGVPTPVLTASLYSRFSSRGEAEYSNKLLSAMRYAFGGHLEKKS, encoded by the coding sequence ATGCAACTCGCAATGGTCGGTCTTGGAAGGATGGGAGCCAATATGGTTCGCCGTCTTGCCGCAAATGGTCACGAATGCGTCGTGTTCGACATGTCGCCAAAGGCAGTGGAGGATCTTGCGAAGACGGATGGAGTGACAGGTTCAACCTCCATGGAAGATATGCTGAGCAAGCTTTCCAAGCCGCGGGCGATCTGGCTGATGGTGCCGGCCGGCGTCGTGGATAAGACGATCGAACAGTTGGAGCCGCATCTTGAAGCGGGCGACATTCTGATCGATGGCGGAAACTCCTATTACATCGACGACATTCGCCACGCCAAGCGCGTGGCCGAGAAGAAGATCGAGTTTGTCGATGTAGGCACCAGCGGCGGAGTATGGGGACTGGAGCGCGGGTATTGCATGATGATCGGCGGCTCCGATAAGACCGTCGAGTATCTCGACCCAATCTTCAAAACCTTGGCTCCGGGTATTGGAACCATCGACCGTACGCCAGGTCGCCCTGAGAACAAGGGCACAGCAGAGTTGGGCTATCTGCACTGCGGTCCAAACGGAGCAGGCCACTTCGTCAAGATGGTGCACAACGGCATCGAGTACGGCATGATGGCTGCTTACGCAGAGGGACTCGGCGTTTTGAAGGCTGCAAACGTTGGCAAGCACGCGGGTGAGATCGACGCGGAGACTACCCCCCTTCGTGATCCGGAACACTACATGTTTGATATGGACATTCCGGAGATCACTGAGGTCTGGCGGCGCGGCAGCGTGGTCGCATCATGGCTGCTGGATCTGACCGCAGGTACGCTGGCTCAGGATCCGGAGCTGAGTAAGTTTGGCGGCCGGGTCTCCGACTCTGGCGAAGGGCGCTGGACGATCAAGGCTGCAATCGACGAAGGAGTCCCCACGCCTGTACTCACTGCGTCGCTCTACTCGCGTTTCAGTTCGCGCGGTGAGGCGGAATACTCCAACAAGCTCCTCTCCGCAATGCGCTATGCGTTCGGCGGCCATCTCGAGAAGAAGTCGTAA
- the mnmE gene encoding tRNA uridine-5-carboxymethylaminomethyl(34) synthesis GTPase MnmE → MQNGSFRNDTIVAISTPPGRGGIGVVRLSGADARAIALPMLRLKHALEPGRVRLAKIVDPESGEVLDEAVVTLYEAPHSYTTEDVVEIACHSSPVLLEAVLRGCVQAGARLAEPGEFTQRAFLSGRLDLTQAEAVHDLIEATTLHQARIAAAQLGGALSKIVAPIKRRLVELIAGLEAGVDFAEDDLDLMTEAEIAARIESVRDPLQALAATYDYGRIVREGFTLAIVGRPNAGKSSLFNRLLVRQRAIVTDQPGTTRDAISERMSIEGIPVELIDTAGLRTAPDGPEGEAERQGIERTNVAMAEADLVLHVVDGGALTKDIDEIVVAEARPYLRVLNKSDLLSAGVGAEASEGAIRTSALTGEGIEELKRAIVMALTQTATPPESAVLTNVRQHGAIMQAVDALEIAAVAAQDGLPHELLLLDLYGALDALDRLTGATSADEILNLIFSTFCIGK, encoded by the coding sequence ATGCAGAATGGAAGCTTCAGGAACGATACGATCGTGGCGATCTCCACGCCGCCGGGGCGAGGCGGGATTGGGGTAGTGCGGCTGTCCGGTGCGGATGCTCGTGCGATCGCCCTGCCGATGCTGCGGCTGAAGCACGCGCTGGAGCCGGGCCGGGTTCGTCTGGCAAAGATCGTAGATCCAGAGTCCGGTGAAGTACTCGATGAAGCCGTGGTGACGCTCTACGAGGCGCCACATTCGTACACGACTGAAGACGTTGTAGAGATTGCGTGTCATAGCTCTCCGGTGCTGCTGGAGGCAGTGCTGCGCGGCTGCGTGCAGGCCGGGGCACGCCTCGCGGAGCCCGGAGAATTCACGCAGCGAGCCTTCCTGTCTGGCCGGCTGGACCTGACGCAGGCCGAAGCGGTCCACGACCTGATTGAAGCAACGACGCTGCACCAGGCAAGGATCGCGGCAGCCCAACTGGGAGGAGCGCTTTCAAAGATCGTGGCTCCAATCAAGCGCAGGCTGGTGGAACTGATTGCAGGGCTGGAAGCCGGAGTGGACTTCGCCGAGGACGATCTGGATCTCATGACGGAAGCCGAGATTGCAGCTCGGATAGAGAGCGTGCGCGATCCTCTGCAGGCGCTGGCGGCTACTTATGACTATGGGCGAATTGTGCGGGAGGGCTTCACGCTGGCGATTGTCGGGCGTCCGAACGCAGGCAAGTCCTCCCTCTTCAATCGTCTGCTGGTGCGGCAGAGAGCGATCGTAACGGATCAGCCAGGCACGACACGGGACGCCATCAGCGAGCGTATGTCCATTGAGGGAATTCCGGTGGAGCTGATCGACACGGCCGGATTGCGTACAGCTCCAGACGGGCCCGAAGGTGAGGCAGAGCGGCAAGGCATTGAGCGGACGAATGTCGCGATGGCGGAGGCGGATCTTGTGCTGCATGTGGTCGATGGCGGCGCACTGACGAAGGACATAGATGAGATTGTGGTGGCTGAGGCAAGGCCTTACTTGAGAGTGCTGAACAAGAGCGATCTGCTGTCGGCTGGCGTTGGCGCAGAGGCATCTGAAGGGGCGATCCGTACGAGCGCGCTGACGGGCGAAGGCATTGAGGAACTCAAGCGGGCAATCGTAATGGCTCTGACGCAAACGGCGACGCCGCCGGAGAGCGCAGTGTTGACCAATGTGCGACAGCATGGGGCAATCATGCAGGCGGTGGATGCCTTGGAAATCGCGGCTGTGGCTGCGCAAGATGGACTGCCGCATGAGTTGTTGCTGCTCGATCTGTATGGAGCGCTGGATGCGCTCGACCGGCTCACAGGCGCGACGAGCGCAGATGAGATTCTGAACCTGATATTTTCTACGTTTTGCATCGGCAAGTAG
- a CDS encoding DUF2461 domain-containing protein: MSAHFSPAAFKFLRGLARNNDREWFNERKPVYEQELKAPMLDLINQINEAFVDFAPDFIRPAHKSLMRIYRDIRFAKDKRPYKTNVAAWWARQGLEKTSGGGFYFEINATHITIAAGVYMPEREQLLAIRRHLLDHHEELRGLFSAKKTLALLTPFDGLKLTRAPKGFPADHPALDLILQRQWGVSAQLPADLALTPKLTGEIVKRFKAAAPIVDLLNAPLVRRPSKPLF; the protein is encoded by the coding sequence ATGTCCGCGCACTTCTCTCCCGCTGCGTTTAAATTCCTCCGTGGCCTGGCCCGCAACAACGATCGTGAATGGTTCAACGAGCGCAAGCCCGTTTATGAGCAGGAGCTCAAAGCTCCTATGCTCGACCTCATCAATCAGATCAATGAGGCCTTCGTCGATTTCGCGCCGGACTTCATCCGCCCCGCGCATAAGTCCCTCATGCGCATCTATCGCGATATTCGCTTCGCCAAAGACAAGCGCCCCTACAAGACGAACGTAGCCGCCTGGTGGGCTCGCCAGGGCCTGGAGAAGACCTCCGGCGGCGGTTTCTACTTTGAGATCAACGCTACCCACATCACCATCGCCGCAGGTGTGTACATGCCGGAGCGGGAGCAGCTTCTGGCTATCCGTCGTCATTTACTTGACCACCACGAGGAGCTTCGCGGCCTCTTCAGCGCAAAAAAGACCCTAGCACTCCTGACGCCGTTCGACGGCCTCAAGCTCACACGCGCGCCCAAGGGATTTCCCGCGGATCATCCTGCGCTCGACCTTATTCTTCAGCGTCAGTGGGGCGTGTCCGCCCAGCTTCCGGCCGATCTCGCCCTCACCCCGAAACTTACCGGTGAGATCGTCAAGCGTTTCAAGGCTGCAGCGCCCATTGTCGATCTACTCAACGCGCCTCTCGTTCGCCGCCCGTCGAAGCCTCTCTTTTAG
- a CDS encoding HU family DNA-binding protein — MAKGMTKTALVRALAEKMELTNKQTAAFLDLLAETAVKETKKNGEFTIPGIGKLVKAERKARLGRNPQTGETIKIKAKTVVKFRVAKIAKDTIAPVKK, encoded by the coding sequence ATGGCAAAGGGTATGACCAAGACGGCGCTTGTCCGCGCACTGGCAGAAAAGATGGAACTCACCAACAAGCAGACCGCGGCCTTCCTCGACCTGCTCGCCGAAACGGCTGTCAAAGAGACCAAGAAGAATGGCGAGTTCACCATTCCTGGTATCGGCAAGCTGGTGAAGGCAGAACGCAAGGCTCGCCTCGGCCGCAACCCTCAGACCGGTGAGACCATCAAGATCAAGGCCAAGACCGTCGTGAAGTTCCGCGTCGCCAAGATCGCCAAGGACACCATCGCACCCGTCAAGAAGTAG
- a CDS encoding methyltransferase family protein, which translates to MKASALEFRLRYLFHGIVYVLAFWSPWNYALHTDPTGPNAHVWGVLSAALAKNGILNIGAAFDLLLVIGILCAFTGAGLRTWGSAYLGSGVVQDGRMHAGVVADGPYRHLRNPLYLGTFIHTFALALLMPQSGAIFAILAIGIMQIRLIFGEEAFLAGSLGDPYLAYKALVPRLLPSIKAKVAASGQPARWGQAFLGEIYMWGVAGSFAFAGWRYNASLLTQCVLVSLGVSLLTRALKPNTR; encoded by the coding sequence GTGAAGGCCTCTGCGCTCGAATTCCGACTCCGCTACCTCTTCCACGGCATCGTCTACGTCCTGGCCTTCTGGTCCCCGTGGAACTACGCCCTGCACACTGATCCCACCGGCCCCAACGCCCATGTCTGGGGCGTTCTCTCCGCAGCACTCGCCAAGAACGGCATCCTGAATATCGGCGCTGCGTTCGACCTCCTCCTCGTCATCGGGATCCTCTGCGCCTTCACCGGAGCCGGCCTCCGCACCTGGGGTTCAGCCTATCTCGGCTCAGGCGTAGTACAGGACGGCCGCATGCACGCCGGAGTCGTGGCCGACGGCCCCTACCGCCATCTCCGCAACCCGCTCTACCTCGGAACCTTCATCCACACCTTCGCCCTGGCGCTCCTGATGCCGCAGTCCGGGGCTATCTTCGCCATCCTGGCCATCGGCATCATGCAGATCCGCCTGATCTTCGGGGAAGAAGCCTTTCTGGCTGGCTCATTAGGCGACCCCTACCTGGCCTACAAAGCGCTCGTCCCCCGGCTCCTACCCTCCATCAAGGCAAAAGTAGCCGCGTCCGGACAGCCAGCCCGCTGGGGGCAAGCTTTCCTCGGAGAGATTTATATGTGGGGTGTCGCCGGTTCGTTCGCCTTCGCCGGCTGGCGCTACAACGCGTCCTTACTTACTCAATGCGTCCTGGTCAGCTTGGGCGTCTCACTGCTGACCCGCGCGCTGAAGCCGAACACAAGGTAA
- a CDS encoding metal-dependent hydrolase family protein, with protein MRPKLARIASVAAFSLTIAASAQTAPRTLVRTGHLLNVHTGAEPEGLTIVVTGDKITAISPTAQTPAQAGDRELDLTKYTVLPGMFDVHVHLTGTTNFDPYFELSMTPGKEAIIGVENAKTTLEAGFTSVRNVGANDYTDVALRDEINLGHIPGPHMQVSGPALGITGGHMDENLLPFEYHVTGQGVADGIPAVQQKVRQNIKYGADLIKIGASGGVLSKGDDPQASQYTLEEMQAICADAHRLGRKVAAHAHGAQAIALATQAGVDSIEHGSYIDDASIKLMKQHGTYLVPTSYLYDWYKENGKLPAFYAQKMHDVTSVARANHKRAIAAGVKVAMGTDAAVYPHGLNAHEFEVYVRDYGMSPLASLQTGTLNAADLMGWTDKAGSIDVGKWADVIAVEGDPLKDIRLLQHVNFVMKSGVVYKDESAPAAVEKLNPMAGNTLPGAMVVSVPAL; from the coding sequence ATGCGCCCAAAGCTCGCCAGAATCGCCTCCGTAGCCGCGTTTTCCCTGACAATCGCAGCTTCAGCCCAAACCGCGCCCCGGACACTGGTCCGCACCGGCCATCTCCTCAACGTCCACACCGGAGCTGAGCCGGAGGGGTTAACCATCGTGGTCACCGGAGACAAAATAACCGCCATCTCCCCCACGGCCCAGACTCCCGCGCAGGCCGGCGACCGTGAACTGGACCTGACAAAGTACACAGTCCTCCCGGGAATGTTCGACGTCCACGTCCACCTCACCGGCACCACCAACTTCGATCCCTACTTTGAGCTCTCCATGACCCCCGGCAAGGAGGCCATCATCGGCGTAGAAAACGCCAAAACGACCCTGGAAGCCGGCTTCACCAGCGTCCGCAACGTAGGCGCCAACGACTACACGGACGTAGCTCTCCGGGACGAGATCAACCTCGGCCACATCCCCGGCCCGCACATGCAGGTCTCTGGTCCTGCTTTGGGGATTACCGGGGGACACATGGATGAAAACCTCCTGCCCTTCGAGTACCACGTCACCGGCCAGGGCGTAGCCGACGGTATCCCCGCGGTCCAGCAGAAGGTTCGCCAGAACATCAAGTACGGCGCGGATCTCATCAAGATCGGTGCCAGCGGAGGCGTCCTGTCGAAGGGCGACGACCCACAGGCCAGCCAGTACACCCTTGAGGAGATGCAGGCCATCTGCGCCGACGCCCACCGCCTCGGCCGCAAGGTCGCCGCCCACGCCCACGGAGCCCAGGCCATCGCCCTCGCCACCCAGGCCGGCGTCGATTCCATTGAGCACGGCTCCTACATCGACGACGCCAGCATCAAGCTCATGAAGCAACACGGCACCTACCTCGTCCCCACCAGCTACCTCTATGACTGGTACAAGGAAAACGGCAAGCTCCCAGCGTTTTACGCCCAGAAGATGCACGACGTCACCTCCGTCGCCCGCGCCAACCACAAGCGAGCCATCGCCGCCGGCGTCAAGGTCGCCATGGGCACAGACGCGGCCGTTTATCCCCACGGTCTCAACGCGCATGAGTTTGAGGTCTACGTCCGCGACTACGGCATGAGCCCCCTGGCCTCGCTCCAGACCGGCACCCTCAACGCCGCCGACCTTATGGGCTGGACCGATAAAGCCGGCTCCATCGACGTAGGCAAATGGGCAGACGTCATCGCAGTCGAAGGCGACCCCCTCAAGGACATCCGGCTCCTCCAGCACGTCAACTTCGTCATGAAGTCCGGCGTCGTCTACAAGGATGAGTCTGCCCCGGCAGCCGTCGAAAAACTCAACCCCATGGCCGGAAACACCCTCCCCGGAGCGATGGTCGTCTCGGTGCCTGCCCTGTGA
- a CDS encoding ParB/RepB/Spo0J family partition protein: MPPSPDPKRRALGKGLESLLPSLKAEAAPPSTGKPLEIPVGLIDRNPFQTRTTFDEAKLTELAQSIAASGVVQPIVVRVLPGDRYQLITGERRLIASKQAGKATIPAIVREVSDEQAMEMTIVENLQRADLNPMEQARAYHRLSHDFKMTQEQMATRTGKDRASVGNFLRLLKLPETIQARVEAGDLSFGHARTLLGLGSPEQIASAAQKVMALSMSVRQTETYIHGLMNPESRPGKLEKQQIAEAGQDPNVHEAQTRLQRSLGLRVKIEDKKGKGKVIIEYANLEDFDALLTALNAQPTE, translated from the coding sequence ATGCCCCCATCTCCCGACCCAAAGCGCCGCGCCCTAGGCAAAGGCCTGGAATCCCTCCTCCCATCCCTCAAGGCGGAGGCCGCCCCACCCAGCACCGGCAAGCCACTCGAGATCCCCGTCGGTCTGATCGATCGCAACCCCTTCCAGACCCGCACCACCTTTGACGAGGCCAAACTCACCGAGCTAGCCCAGTCCATCGCCGCCTCAGGCGTCGTCCAGCCCATCGTCGTCCGCGTCCTCCCCGGAGACCGATACCAGCTCATCACCGGGGAACGCCGCCTCATCGCCTCCAAGCAGGCCGGCAAAGCGACCATCCCCGCCATCGTCCGTGAGGTCTCGGACGAGCAGGCCATGGAGATGACCATCGTCGAGAACCTCCAGCGCGCAGACCTCAACCCCATGGAGCAGGCTCGCGCCTACCACCGACTCTCCCACGACTTCAAGATGACCCAGGAGCAGATGGCAACGCGCACCGGCAAGGACCGCGCCTCCGTCGGCAACTTCCTCCGCCTCCTGAAGCTCCCGGAGACCATCCAGGCCCGGGTAGAAGCGGGTGACCTCAGCTTCGGCCACGCCCGCACCCTTCTCGGCCTCGGCTCCCCGGAGCAGATCGCCTCAGCCGCCCAGAAGGTCATGGCCCTCAGCATGTCCGTCCGCCAGACCGAAACCTACATCCACGGCCTGATGAACCCGGAGAGCCGCCCCGGCAAGCTGGAAAAGCAGCAGATCGCCGAAGCCGGCCAGGACCCCAACGTCCACGAAGCCCAGACTCGCCTTCAGCGCTCCCTCGGCCTCCGCGTCAAGATCGAAGACAAGAAGGGCAAAGGCAAAGTCATCATCGAGTACGCCAACCTCGAAGACTTCGACGCCCTACTCACCGCCCTTAACGCTCAACCCACCGAATAA
- a CDS encoding ParA family protein yields the protein MKADKSAPPETPAHKTKVIAVVNQKGGVGKTTTAVNLAAGLAVAGHATLLIDCDPQANTTGGLGFRRQKDAEEQRLSIYDILLGPTTLMEAIQPTPIDNLKLIPGSKNLIGANIELVEAERREYRLRDAIALLNNDFRFIVLDCPPALDLLTLNALVAAEGLLVPLQAEYYALEGVSELISTLDKVAQAFNPELALEGVLLTMYDDRTNLSQQVAANLKEFFGDKLLKTTIPRNVRLAEAPSHGLPVELYDPRSRGAEAYRDLTKEILERNNIALSN from the coding sequence ATGAAAGCCGACAAGTCCGCCCCTCCGGAAACCCCCGCCCATAAAACCAAGGTCATCGCCGTCGTCAATCAAAAAGGCGGCGTCGGCAAGACCACCACCGCAGTCAACCTCGCCGCAGGCCTCGCTGTAGCCGGCCACGCAACCCTCCTCATCGACTGCGACCCCCAGGCCAACACCACCGGAGGCCTCGGCTTTCGCCGCCAGAAGGACGCAGAAGAGCAGCGCCTCTCCATCTACGACATCCTCCTAGGCCCCACCACCCTCATGGAGGCCATCCAGCCCACCCCAATCGACAACCTCAAGCTCATCCCCGGCAGCAAAAACCTTATCGGGGCAAATATCGAGCTTGTCGAAGCCGAACGCCGCGAATACCGCCTCCGCGACGCCATAGCCCTCCTGAATAACGACTTCCGCTTCATCGTCCTGGACTGCCCCCCCGCCCTGGACCTCCTCACCCTCAACGCCCTGGTAGCCGCAGAAGGTCTCTTGGTCCCCCTCCAGGCCGAGTACTACGCCCTCGAAGGCGTCTCAGAGCTCATCTCCACGCTCGACAAGGTAGCCCAGGCCTTCAATCCCGAGCTCGCCCTGGAAGGCGTCCTCCTCACCATGTACGACGACCGCACCAACCTCTCCCAGCAGGTAGCAGCAAACCTGAAGGAGTTCTTCGGGGATAAGCTCCTAAAAACCACCATCCCCCGCAACGTCCGCCTGGCAGAAGCCCCCAGCCACGGCCTCCCCGTAGAACTCTATGACCCCCGCTCCCGGGGAGCCGAAGCCTACCGCGACCTCACCAAAGAAATCCTAGAACGCAACAACATCGCCCTTAGCAACTGA
- a CDS encoding tail fiber protein has translation MKPFPSLVLAAALLPATGLAQTEVQADKRSPATPSTNVIYACVTDFADFARIVKAPKDCHKEEKLVEWNIKGIAGPEGPPGPQGPIGLPGLTGAKGATGTTGPVGPAGVAGAKGPAGPTGIAGPAGAIGPIGPAGAKGATGANGPVGPAGVAGATGSIGPAGVAGPTGPAGTAGAKGATGANGAIGPAGPNGATGAIGPIGPSGPAGTIGATGPAGPLGPAGVQGPTGPTGPAGAQGPQGTPGSTTLPAPLQALSTLLTVVPSEQYNAQFLDGNGGACTLGDMVLSTNRYYGGNFFPADGSLYQISQNTALFSILGTRFGGDGVHTFAVPNLAAAAPSGLYYSICFKGIFPPRD, from the coding sequence ATGAAGCCCTTCCCAAGCCTTGTGTTGGCAGCGGCGCTGCTGCCTGCCACCGGTCTCGCCCAAACGGAGGTCCAGGCCGACAAGAGATCGCCCGCCACCCCCTCCACCAACGTCATCTACGCCTGCGTCACAGACTTCGCCGACTTCGCCCGCATCGTCAAAGCCCCCAAGGACTGCCACAAAGAGGAAAAGCTCGTCGAGTGGAACATCAAGGGCATCGCCGGTCCTGAAGGTCCCCCCGGTCCACAAGGCCCTATAGGCCTCCCCGGCCTGACAGGAGCCAAAGGCGCAACGGGAACCACCGGCCCAGTCGGCCCCGCAGGAGTCGCAGGAGCTAAAGGCCCCGCAGGCCCCACAGGAATAGCCGGCCCCGCAGGCGCAATCGGCCCAATCGGTCCGGCAGGTGCCAAAGGTGCCACAGGAGCTAACGGCCCTGTCGGCCCCGCAGGCGTTGCCGGAGCCACTGGTTCGATAGGCCCTGCCGGTGTCGCCGGTCCCACCGGCCCTGCCGGAACCGCAGGAGCCAAAGGTGCCACCGGTGCCAACGGCGCGATAGGCCCAGCCGGTCCCAACGGAGCAACAGGGGCCATCGGCCCAATCGGCCCATCCGGTCCTGCCGGAACGATCGGAGCCACTGGCCCCGCTGGCCCGCTTGGTCCCGCCGGTGTTCAGGGACCCACCGGTCCCACCGGCCCCGCCGGAGCCCAAGGCCCACAGGGAACCCCCGGCTCCACAACCCTTCCTGCCCCTCTCCAGGCGCTCTCAACCCTCCTCACCGTCGTCCCAAGCGAGCAGTACAACGCCCAGTTCCTTGACGGCAACGGCGGAGCCTGCACCCTCGGCGATATGGTCCTCTCCACCAACCGGTACTACGGAGGGAACTTCTTCCCAGCCGATGGCTCGCTCTATCAAATCAGTCAAAACACAGCGCTCTTCTCCATCCTTGGTACCCGCTTCGGTGGAGACGGCGTCCATACCTTCGCCGTACCTAACCTGGCTGCCGCGGCACCATCCGGTCTCTACTACTCCATCTGCTTCAAGGGAATCTTCCCACCTCGCGACTAA
- the rsmG gene encoding 16S rRNA (guanine(527)-N(7))-methyltransferase RsmG, whose product MTVRTPKPMPTLPKSRIAALLAPYYPATDELITQLSDYLDLLLRWNARTNLTAIRDPEEIVTRHFGESLFAAANLPEGNTLLDLGSGAGFPGLPIQLAHLDLLVTLAESQNKKSTFLREAIRTLGLKTQVHAARAETLTAPFDIVTLRAVDDMQLALAAALPLASNAIVILTTTRQAQPSLENFTLQPPIPLPNALDHQLLIALRSQ is encoded by the coding sequence ATGACCGTTCGCACTCCCAAACCCATGCCAACCCTCCCCAAATCCCGCATAGCCGCCCTCCTCGCCCCCTACTACCCGGCAACAGACGAACTAATAACCCAACTCTCCGACTACCTCGACCTCCTCCTCCGCTGGAACGCCCGCACCAACCTCACAGCCATCCGCGACCCCGAAGAGATCGTCACCCGCCACTTTGGCGAATCCCTCTTCGCCGCCGCCAATCTCCCAGAAGGAAACACCCTACTGGACCTAGGCTCAGGAGCCGGCTTCCCCGGCCTCCCCATCCAGCTAGCCCACCTAGACCTCCTCGTCACCCTGGCCGAGTCCCAAAATAAGAAATCCACCTTCCTCCGCGAAGCCATCCGCACCTTGGGCCTCAAAACCCAGGTCCACGCCGCCCGAGCCGAAACCCTCACCGCTCCCTTTGACATCGTCACCCTCCGCGCCGTAGACGACATGCAGCTCGCCCTGGCCGCAGCTCTCCCCCTGGCCTCAAACGCCATCGTCATCCTCACCACAACCCGCCAAGCCCAGCCATCTCTCGAGAATTTCACCCTCCAACCCCCCATCCCCCTCCCCAACGCCCTGGACCACCAACTCCTCATTGCCCTCCGCAGCCAATAA